The following proteins are encoded in a genomic region of Anguilla anguilla isolate fAngAng1 chromosome 15, fAngAng1.pri, whole genome shotgun sequence:
- the parp4 gene encoding protein mono-ADP-ribosyltransferase PARP4 isoform X3, whose translation MQVFENCLVVLEVKDLPFKEKKRLKLSITDNGGCIAYVVNKQCTHVITNNLANVSSNRQRSIQKYQVPVVGVEYVHRCLEKGALLSVKECSPVPFPRTNIPSQTNASPSPSQQDSVFKVTGQTPVGERSRDQPKPQASAPQQMEIEEEGDGKEDEETESGTYLGKHRIPNYPSNFDVAKYSILEKVGPNKMWSVLELHSSSDETGRQYRVVRCRSEGPGGQAMVTRDALFHYPSSEKALSMYDKLEKELLRQDFKRKTTLPPQFKDMGSSKLHQLLLEEKMNSGAISQEVGVFVELLWTEALGCLGNILKIPLTSISLNDVSRAEGLLLQIHKALKEGSDQKQLAELMAEFYTLLPHKEEFAPTMREISLKLDLCQLIRDMLKVSEATLWNPTASCLGKYRALRCSIEPVPPESPDFLSVSKLLWDRPVQIQQVFRVGRTVELQAFRDDLGNVQSLLHSSAPSNFVGILSRGLLLPRVGVEHHGIDRTDLGNLGGGIYFSDSLSTSLKYSKPGATDGSRLLLVCRVALGQCKDLCKKDPSLSSAPEGYNSVHGVRRAPAVISDFEDDEYVVYQTDQVQMEYVVQFTLNDEPVKTFQPTVDLSSDVAREASASDLLAEGEEDSIGRYKKRLEEVTAGLLDNTGQPLPLKAVHVKCKLMDLLTQVVIFQSYTNLSQVPIEAKYVFPLDESAAVCGFEAFINGKHVVGQVKEKEQARREYRRAVQRGHGAYLMDQDAPDVFTISVGNLPPGATVLIKVTYITELVVREGSLLFSLPGSVAPWQQSKALNQRTQVSVEKVCVNELKGDGIFTLDMSIEMPYEIWNLSCVTHRIKIKKTDCKAVVSLLPGQTLGPGGFQLSFTLSQVHLPRMWVENHPDKDSQACMLVFYPHFEPRAAAGPGGGGEGGEVEVVILLDTSESMRGVAMQDARRIAAQLLKTLRPEVRVNILSFGTVHKELFLSSQCCSKALLPATKFVMSSPPVGGSTELWRPLRSLSLLPPSSGIRNLLLISDGHVQNEALTLKLVRESIQHTRVFTCGVSPTANRHMLRALAQAGGGAYEFFDTKTKHTWMEKVSSQARRMASPGCSSVSVKWQQFNPAAAPPTQAPAQLNALFSGCHTLVYGFVPHCTQATLFGRLSEQEIETVVSTSELQKTKGTLLHKLTARAVIRDYEDGSLHADEAEHEGKKEELKSFIIELSKEYSIVTQYTSFVAIEERDAGRPDVGFTDIPKLVAEEDVDFLPYLGWEKEKDAVPYAATVKFCGSISAGVHSSSEDISEQDEEESESLLAEPELLGKEFCEDESDFAPPDFALPDSAPPQPGLDPFNLCAREIGAQYSRKKSRFSLPGPGPDRPPRCRRSCVRASGASIPAAPPAFARASGASIPAAPPAFARASGASIPAAPPAFAHASGASIPAAPPAFARASGASIPAAPPAFARASGASIPAAPPAFACASGASIPAAPPAFARASGASIPAAPPAFARASGAYIPAAPPAFARAPVAYIPAALPASQMRQQQKMAETLVALGSSRRCPPMAMPHIMSDRPPRLPRPVSNFVLASDGYIPAALPASQMCQQQKMVETLAMSADSLPCPPMAMPHIMSDHPTPPPPPPACFRRRGLHINSSISTGLHPPSHATETQQKQQQQQQIADPEVPPLDSATVISAYPTRPRALKKAAGRALSNRLEEGAVHLGFGASQFPQPAGPSFLNAPSLCVQSLPFGDEASTLGIERPSQFGGPPIQVSSFGAGPGSAFTSGYWRPPTTTLVSGSPGFKPAGVYSGVSFESLEWTSGLEKGLTYRLKSMSSRRKDRARGVSWAELFDLQHQDGYWECSEKLGFILHLDLVFFASVFLKEKGIASLGVRAGADILKLVATLLVLQLLRLMGLAEGDLLKTLFRLKDTNAPTSLRGEAVKRAVEWVSRADRQYPCLCTRLELGLDWESVTRQLLGADSLHVCSPLRPVLERTRPILAQ comes from the exons ATGCAGGTATTTGAGAACTGCTTGGTGGTTCTGGAAGTGAAGGATCTGcccttcaaagaaaaaaagaggttaAAACTGtcaataacagacaatggaggcTGCATTGCCTACGTGGTCAACAAGCAG TGCACTCACGTGATCACAAACAACCTGGCCAACGTGAGCTCCAACCGCCAGCGTAGCATCCAGAAGTACCAGGTCccggtggtgggggtggagtatGTGCACCGCTGCCTGGAGAAAGGGGCTCTTCTTTCTGTAAAGGAGTGCAGCCCAGTCCCCTTCCCTAGGACCAATATCCCCTCCCAAACGAATGCATCACCGTCTCCCAGCCAGCAAGATTCGG TGTTTAAGGTGACTGGCCAGACACCTGTGGGAGAGAGGTCCAGAGATCAGCCCAAACCACAAGCATCTGCACCTCAGCAGATGGAGATAGAGGAGGAAGGAGACGGGAAGGAAGatgaagagacagagagtggaACATACCTGGGCAAGCATAG AATACCAAATTATCCCTCTAATTTCGATGTGGCCAAATATTCCATTTTGGAAAAA GTTGGCCCAAACAAGATGTGGTCAGTGCTGGAGCTGCACAGTTCCAGTGATGAGACAGGGCGGCAGTACCGCGTGGTCCGATGCAGGAGCGAGGGACCAGGCGGACAG GCCATGGTGACTCGTGATGCGCTGTTCCACTACCCCAGCTCTGAGAAGGCCCTCAGTATGTACGACAAGTTGGAGAAGGAGCTTCTCCGCCAGGATTTCAAACGGAAGACCACTCTGCCCCCTCAGTTTAAGGACATGGGCTCCAGTAAGCTGCATCAG CTGCTCCTGGAGGAGAAAATGAACAGCGGTGCCATCTCGCAGGAAGTGGGCGTGTTTGTGGAGCTGTTATGGACAGAAGCCCTTGGTTGCCTGGGCAACATTCTCAAGATCCCCCTAACCAGCATTAGTCTCAATGAT gtgagcagGGCGGaggggctgctgctgcagatACACAAGGCCCTGAAGGAGGGGAGCGATCAGAAGCAGCTGGCAGAGCTCATGGCTGAATTCTACACTCTCCTGCCCCACAAGGAAGAATTCGCCCCCACTATGCGTGAGATCTCCCTCAAACTGGACCTGTGCCAG TTAATCAGGGACATGCTGAAGGTGAGCGAGGCCACGCTGTGGAACCCCACTGCTTCCTGTCTGGGGAAGTACCGCGCACTGCGATGCAGCATCGAGCCCGTTCCCCCGGAGAGCCCGGACTTCCTGTCCGTCAGCAAGCTGCTCTGGGACAG ACCGGTGCAGATACAGCAGGTGTTCCGCGTAGGCAGGACGGTGGAGCTGCAGGCGTTTCGGGATGACCTGGGGAACGTGCAGTCCCTCCTACACTCCTCTGCTCCCAGCAACTTTGTGGGAATTCTTTCCCG GGGGCTGTTGCTGCCGAGAGTTGGAGTGGAGCATCATGGGATAGATAGGACAGACCTGGGGAACCTGGGTGGCGGAATTTACTTCAGTGATTCCCTGAG CACCAGCCTGAAGTACTCCAAGCCCGGCGCCACGGACGGCTCGCGCCTGCTGCTGGTGTGCCGCGTGGCCCTGGGGCAGTGTAAGGACCTCTGTAAGAAGGACCCGAGCCTGAGCTCGGCCCCAGAGGGCTACAACAGCGTGCACGGCGTCCGCCGCGCTCCCGCCGTCATCTCTGACTTTGAG GACGACGAGTACGTGGTATACCAGACAGACCAGGTTCAGATGGAGTACGTGGTGCAGTTCACTTTGAATGACGAACCGGTGAAGACATTCCAGCCGACCGTTGACCTTTCGTCTGATGTGGCTCGGGAAGCTTCCGCCTCTGACCTCT TGGCAGAAGGCGAGGAGGACAGTATCGGGAGATACAAAAAACGCCTGGAGGAAGTTACCGCCGGGCTGCTGGACAACACCGGCCAGCCGCTGCCCTTAAAGGCCGTACATGTGAAGTGTAAGCTGATGGATCTGCTGACACAG GTCGTTATTTTTCAGTCTTACACCAACCTGAGCCAGGTTCCTATCGAGGCCAAGTACGTCTTCCCCCTGGACGAGTCTGCAGCGGTGTGCGGGTTCGAGGCCTTCATCAATGGGAAGCACGTAGTGGGACAG GtgaaggagaaggagcaggcCAGGCGCGAGTACAGGCGGGCCGTTCAGCGGGGCCACGGCGCATACCTGATGGACCAGGACGCCCCC GACGTGTTCACCATCAGCGTCGGAAACCTGCCGCCCGGGGCCACGGTTCTCATCAAAGTCACCTACATCACAGAGCTGGTCGTCAGGGAGGGGTCACTGCTGTTCTCCCTGCCTGGTAGCGTGGCGCCATGGCAACAGAGCAAAGCCCTCAACCAGAGGACTCAG GTATCAgtggagaaggtgtgtgtgaatgagctAAAGGGAGACGG AATTTTTACCCTGGACATGTCCATCGAGATGCCCTACGAGATCTGGAACTTGTCTTGTGTGACCCACCGCATTAAAATCAAG AAAACAGACTGCAAGGCAGTGGTCAGCCTGCTGCCAGGGCAGACTCTTGGGCCTGGAGGGTTCCAGCTGTCCTTCACGCTGTCCCAGGTCCACCTGCCCAGGATGTGGGTGGAGAACCACCCTGACAAAGACAGCCAG GCCTGCATGCTTGTGTTCTACCCGCACTTCGAACCCAGAGCTGCAGCTGgtcccgggggtgggggcgagggcGGCGAAGTGGAGGTGGTGATCCTGTTGGACACGTCGGAGTCCATGAGGGGCGTGGCCATGCAGGACGCTCGCAGGATTGCCGCTCAGCTTCTGAAGACACTGCGCCCTGAGGTCCGGGTCAACATCCTTTCCTTCGGCACGG TCCATAAGGAGCTGTTCCTGTCCTCTCAGTGCTGCAGCAAGGCCCTCTTACCTGCCACAAAGTTTGTAATG TCCTCCCCACCAGTTGGGGGCAGCACTGAGCTGTGGAGACCCCTGCGCAGCCTGAGCCTGCTGCCACCATCGAGTGGCATTAGGAATTTGCTGCTGATTTCAGACGGGCATGTTCAGAACGAGGCCCTCACCCTGAAGCTGGTTCGGGAGAGCATCCAGCACACCCGCGTCTTCACCTGTGGGGTCAG ccCAACTGCCAATCGACACATGCTAAGAGCTCTGGCTcaggcagggggcggagcttatgAATTTTTTGACACCAAGACAAAGCACACCTGGATGGAAAAG GTCTCGTCGCAGGCGAGGCGCATGGCCAGCCCCGGCTGCAGCTCGGTTTCGGTGAAGTGGCAGCAGTTTAACCCTGccgcggccccgcccactcaggCCCCCGCCCAGCTGAACGCGCTCTTCAGCGGCTGCCACACCCTGGTGTACGGCTTTGTGCCCCATTGCACCCAG GCCACCCTGTTCGGCAGGCTTAGCGAGCAGGAGATCGAGACAGTGGTGTCCACCTCCGAGCTGCAGAAGACCAAGGGCACG CTCCTGCACAAGCTGACGGCGAGGGCGGTCATCAGGGACTACGAGGACGGCAGCCTGCACGCAGACGAGGCGGAGCATGAG ggaaagaaagaggagcTAAAGTCCTTCATCATCGAGCTGAGCAAAGAGTACTCCATTGTGACCCAGTACACCAGCTTCGTGGCCATTGAAGAGAGG GACGCAGGGAGACCAGACGTTGGTTTCACAGACATTCCCAAGCTGGTTGCGGAGGAGGATGTGGACTTTTTGCCGTACTTGGgctgggagaaagagaaagatgccGTGCCGTATGCCGCTACTGTGaagttctgt GGTTCTATATCAGCTGGTGTCCACTCAAGTTCTGAAGACATTTCAGAACAAGATGAGGAGGAATCGGAGTCATTACTTGCAGAACCTGAACTACTCGGCAAAGAGTTTTGTGAAGATGAGAGTGACTTTGCACCCCCTGACTTTGCACTCCCAGACAGTGCTCCGCCACAGCCTGGCCTTGACCCGTTCAATCTGTGTGCCCGTGAGATAGGAGCTCAGTATTCCAGGAAGAAATCCAGATTTAGCTTGCCTGGTCCTGGGCCTGATCGTCCTCCTCGTTGTCGTCGATCTTGTGTCCGTGCTTCTGGTGCTTCTAtccctgcagctcctcctgcttttgcCCGTGCTTCTGGTGCTTCTAtccctgcagctcctcctgcttttgcCCGTGCTTCTGGTGCTTCTAtccctgcagctcctcctgcttttgcCCATGCTTCTGGTGCTTCTAtccctgcagctcctcctgcttttgcCCGTGCTTCTGGTGCTTCTAtccctgcagctcctcctgcttttgcCCGTGCTTCTGGTGCTTCTAtccctgcagctcctcctgcttttgcCTGTGCTTCTGGTGCTTCTAtccctgcagctcctcctgcttttgcCCGTGCTTCTGGTGCTTCTAtccctgcagctcctcctgcttttgcCCGTGCTTCTGGTGCTTATAtccctgcagctcctcctgcttttgcCCGTGCTCCTGTTGCTTATATCCCTGCAGCCCTACCTGCCAGTCAGATGCGCCAGCAACAAAAGATGGCCGAAACATTAGTCGCGTTAGGTTCTTCCCGTCGCTGCCCTCCCATGGCAATGCCCCATATCATGTCTGATCgtcctcctcgtcttcctcgtcCTGTTTCTAATTTTGTCCTTGCTTCTGATGGTTATATCCCTGCAGCCCTACCTGCCAGTCAGATGTGCCAGCAACAAAAGATGGTAGAAACATTAGCCATGTCAGCTGACTCCCTTCCCTGCCCTCCCATGGCAATGCCCCATATCATGTCTGATCatcctactcctcctcctcctcctcctgcttgcTTTCGCCGTCGTGGTCTTCATATTAATTCTTCTATTTCTACTGGTCTTCATCCACCCTCACATGCCACTgagacacaacaaaaacaacaacagcaacaacagatAGCTGACCCTGAAGTCCCCCCCTTGGATTCGGCAACTGTTATCAGTGCCTATCCCACTAGACCGAGGGCACTAAAAAAGGCAGCTGGCAGGGCTCTGTCCAATAGGCTGGAAGAGGGTGCTGTCCATTTAGGATTTGGGGCTTCACAATTTCCTCAACCTGCAGGGCCTTCATTTCTGAATGCTCCATCACTTTGTGTCCAAAGCTTGCCATTTGGGGATGAAGCATCTACTCTGGGTATAGAGCGTCCATCGCAGTTTGGGGGACCACCCATCCAAGTGTCCTCATTTGGGGCTGGACCAGGAAGTGCATTTACTTCTGGATATTGGAGACCCCCTACCACCACACTGGTCTCTGGGTCACCTGGCTTCAAACCTGCAGGTGTATATTCAGGTGTATCCTTTGAAAGCCTGGAGTGGACATCAGGACTTGAAAAGGGGTTGACGTACCG CTTGAAGTCCATGTCAAGCCGTAGAAAGGACAGGGCACGTGGGGTGTCCTGGGCAGAGCTTTTTGACCTTCAACATCAA GACGGGTACTGGGAATGCTCGGAGAAGCTGGGCTTCATTCTCCATCTGGATTTAGTCTTCTTTGCCAGTGTCTtcctgaaagaaaaaggaattgCCTCTCTGG GAGTGAGAGCTGGTGCTGACATTCTGAAGCTGGTGGCCACACTGCTCGTGCTCCAGCTGCTGAGGCTCATGGGACTGGCTGAGGGGGACCTTCTGAAGACCCTTTTCCGCCTGAAGGACACCAACGCCCCCAC GTCACTGCGAGGGGAGGCGGTGAAGAGAGCGGTGGAGTGGGTGTCCAGGGCAGACAGGCAGTACCCCTGCCTTTGCACCAGGCTGGAGCTCGGCTTGGACTGGGAGTCTGTCACGCGCCAGCTGCTGGGCGCCGACTCGCTGCATGTGTGCTCCCCTCTGCGTCCCGTTCTGGAGAGGACCAGACCAATTTTAGCCCAGTGA
- the parp4 gene encoding protein mono-ADP-ribosyltransferase PARP4 isoform X4, with protein sequence MNSGAISQEVGVFVELLWTEALGCLGNILKIPLTSISLNDVSRAEGLLLQIHKALKEGSDQKQLAELMAEFYTLLPHKEEFAPTMREISLKLDLCQLIRDMLKVSEATLWNPTASCLGKYRALRCSIEPVPPESPDFLSVSKLLWDRPVQIQQVFRVGRTVELQAFRDDLGNVQSLLHSSAPSNFVGILSRGLLLPRVGVEHHGIDRTDLGNLGGGIYFSDSLSTSLKYSKPGATDGSRLLLVCRVALGQCKDLCKKDPSLSSAPEGYNSVHGVRRAPAVISDFEDDEYVVYQTDQVQMEYVVQFTLNDEPVKTFQPTVDLSSDVAREASASDLLAEGEEDSIGRYKKRLEEVTAGLLDNTGQPLPLKAVHVKCKLMDLLTQVVIFQSYTNLSQVPIEAKYVFPLDESAAVCGFEAFINGKHVVGQVKEKEQARREYRRAVQRGHGAYLMDQDAPDVFTISVGNLPPGATVLIKVTYITELVVREGSLLFSLPGSVAPWQQSKALNQRTQVSVEKVCVNELKGDGIFTLDMSIEMPYEIWNLSCVTHRIKIKKTDCKAVVSLLPGQTLGPGGFQLSFTLSQVHLPRMWVENHPDKDSQACMLVFYPHFEPRAAAGPGGGGEGGEVEVVILLDTSESMRGVAMQDARRIAAQLLKTLRPEVRVNILSFGTVHKELFLSSQCCSKALLPATKFVMSSPPVGGSTELWRPLRSLSLLPPSSGIRNLLLISDGHVQNEALTLKLVRESIQHTRVFTCGVSPTANRHMLRALAQAGGGAYEFFDTKTKHTWMEKVSSQARRMASPGCSSVSVKWQQFNPAAAPPTQAPAQLNALFSGCHTLVYGFVPHCTQATLFGRLSEQEIETVVSTSELQKTKGTLLHKLTARAVIRDYEDGSLHADEAEHEGKKEELKSFIIELSKEYSIVTQYTSFVAIEERDAGRPDVGFTDIPKLVAEEDVDFLPYLGWEKEKDAVPYAATVKFCVRTHTQTREIQENVVFNQCEVRSQGSISAGVHSSSEDISEQDEEESESLLAEPELLGKEFCEDESDFAPPDFALPDSAPPQPGLDPFNLCAREIGAQYSRKKSRFSLPGPGPDRPPRCRRSCVRASGASIPAAPPAFARASGASIPAAPPAFARASGASIPAAPPAFAHASGASIPAAPPAFARASGASIPAAPPAFARASGASIPAAPPAFACASGASIPAAPPAFARASGASIPAAPPAFARASGAYIPAAPPAFARAPVAYIPAALPASQMRQQQKMAETLVALGSSRRCPPMAMPHIMSDRPPRLPRPVSNFVLASDGYIPAALPASQMCQQQKMVETLAMSADSLPCPPMAMPHIMSDHPTPPPPPPACFRRRGLHINSSISTGLHPPSHATETQQKQQQQQQIADPEVPPLDSATVISAYPTRPRALKKAAGRALSNRLEEGAVHLGFGASQFPQPAGPSFLNAPSLCVQSLPFGDEASTLGIERPSQFGGPPIQVSSFGAGPGSAFTSGYWRPPTTTLVSGSPGFKPAGVYSGVSFESLEWTSGLEKGLTYRLKSMSSRRKDRARGVSWAELFDLQHQDGYWECSEKLGFILHLDLVFFASVFLKEKGIASLGVRAGADILKLVATLLVLQLLRLMGLAEGDLLKTLFRLKDTNAPTSLRGEAVKRAVEWVSRADRQYPCLCTRLELGLDWESVTRQLLGADSLHVCSPLRPVLERTRPILAQ encoded by the exons ATGAACAGCGGTGCCATCTCGCAGGAAGTGGGCGTGTTTGTGGAGCTGTTATGGACAGAAGCCCTTGGTTGCCTGGGCAACATTCTCAAGATCCCCCTAACCAGCATTAGTCTCAATGAT gtgagcagGGCGGaggggctgctgctgcagatACACAAGGCCCTGAAGGAGGGGAGCGATCAGAAGCAGCTGGCAGAGCTCATGGCTGAATTCTACACTCTCCTGCCCCACAAGGAAGAATTCGCCCCCACTATGCGTGAGATCTCCCTCAAACTGGACCTGTGCCAG TTAATCAGGGACATGCTGAAGGTGAGCGAGGCCACGCTGTGGAACCCCACTGCTTCCTGTCTGGGGAAGTACCGCGCACTGCGATGCAGCATCGAGCCCGTTCCCCCGGAGAGCCCGGACTTCCTGTCCGTCAGCAAGCTGCTCTGGGACAG ACCGGTGCAGATACAGCAGGTGTTCCGCGTAGGCAGGACGGTGGAGCTGCAGGCGTTTCGGGATGACCTGGGGAACGTGCAGTCCCTCCTACACTCCTCTGCTCCCAGCAACTTTGTGGGAATTCTTTCCCG GGGGCTGTTGCTGCCGAGAGTTGGAGTGGAGCATCATGGGATAGATAGGACAGACCTGGGGAACCTGGGTGGCGGAATTTACTTCAGTGATTCCCTGAG CACCAGCCTGAAGTACTCCAAGCCCGGCGCCACGGACGGCTCGCGCCTGCTGCTGGTGTGCCGCGTGGCCCTGGGGCAGTGTAAGGACCTCTGTAAGAAGGACCCGAGCCTGAGCTCGGCCCCAGAGGGCTACAACAGCGTGCACGGCGTCCGCCGCGCTCCCGCCGTCATCTCTGACTTTGAG GACGACGAGTACGTGGTATACCAGACAGACCAGGTTCAGATGGAGTACGTGGTGCAGTTCACTTTGAATGACGAACCGGTGAAGACATTCCAGCCGACCGTTGACCTTTCGTCTGATGTGGCTCGGGAAGCTTCCGCCTCTGACCTCT TGGCAGAAGGCGAGGAGGACAGTATCGGGAGATACAAAAAACGCCTGGAGGAAGTTACCGCCGGGCTGCTGGACAACACCGGCCAGCCGCTGCCCTTAAAGGCCGTACATGTGAAGTGTAAGCTGATGGATCTGCTGACACAG GTCGTTATTTTTCAGTCTTACACCAACCTGAGCCAGGTTCCTATCGAGGCCAAGTACGTCTTCCCCCTGGACGAGTCTGCAGCGGTGTGCGGGTTCGAGGCCTTCATCAATGGGAAGCACGTAGTGGGACAG GtgaaggagaaggagcaggcCAGGCGCGAGTACAGGCGGGCCGTTCAGCGGGGCCACGGCGCATACCTGATGGACCAGGACGCCCCC GACGTGTTCACCATCAGCGTCGGAAACCTGCCGCCCGGGGCCACGGTTCTCATCAAAGTCACCTACATCACAGAGCTGGTCGTCAGGGAGGGGTCACTGCTGTTCTCCCTGCCTGGTAGCGTGGCGCCATGGCAACAGAGCAAAGCCCTCAACCAGAGGACTCAG GTATCAgtggagaaggtgtgtgtgaatgagctAAAGGGAGACGG AATTTTTACCCTGGACATGTCCATCGAGATGCCCTACGAGATCTGGAACTTGTCTTGTGTGACCCACCGCATTAAAATCAAG AAAACAGACTGCAAGGCAGTGGTCAGCCTGCTGCCAGGGCAGACTCTTGGGCCTGGAGGGTTCCAGCTGTCCTTCACGCTGTCCCAGGTCCACCTGCCCAGGATGTGGGTGGAGAACCACCCTGACAAAGACAGCCAG GCCTGCATGCTTGTGTTCTACCCGCACTTCGAACCCAGAGCTGCAGCTGgtcccgggggtgggggcgagggcGGCGAAGTGGAGGTGGTGATCCTGTTGGACACGTCGGAGTCCATGAGGGGCGTGGCCATGCAGGACGCTCGCAGGATTGCCGCTCAGCTTCTGAAGACACTGCGCCCTGAGGTCCGGGTCAACATCCTTTCCTTCGGCACGG TCCATAAGGAGCTGTTCCTGTCCTCTCAGTGCTGCAGCAAGGCCCTCTTACCTGCCACAAAGTTTGTAATG TCCTCCCCACCAGTTGGGGGCAGCACTGAGCTGTGGAGACCCCTGCGCAGCCTGAGCCTGCTGCCACCATCGAGTGGCATTAGGAATTTGCTGCTGATTTCAGACGGGCATGTTCAGAACGAGGCCCTCACCCTGAAGCTGGTTCGGGAGAGCATCCAGCACACCCGCGTCTTCACCTGTGGGGTCAG ccCAACTGCCAATCGACACATGCTAAGAGCTCTGGCTcaggcagggggcggagcttatgAATTTTTTGACACCAAGACAAAGCACACCTGGATGGAAAAG GTCTCGTCGCAGGCGAGGCGCATGGCCAGCCCCGGCTGCAGCTCGGTTTCGGTGAAGTGGCAGCAGTTTAACCCTGccgcggccccgcccactcaggCCCCCGCCCAGCTGAACGCGCTCTTCAGCGGCTGCCACACCCTGGTGTACGGCTTTGTGCCCCATTGCACCCAG GCCACCCTGTTCGGCAGGCTTAGCGAGCAGGAGATCGAGACAGTGGTGTCCACCTCCGAGCTGCAGAAGACCAAGGGCACG CTCCTGCACAAGCTGACGGCGAGGGCGGTCATCAGGGACTACGAGGACGGCAGCCTGCACGCAGACGAGGCGGAGCATGAG ggaaagaaagaggagcTAAAGTCCTTCATCATCGAGCTGAGCAAAGAGTACTCCATTGTGACCCAGTACACCAGCTTCGTGGCCATTGAAGAGAGG GACGCAGGGAGACCAGACGTTGGTTTCACAGACATTCCCAAGCTGGTTGCGGAGGAGGATGTGGACTTTTTGCCGTACTTGGgctgggagaaagagaaagatgccGTGCCGTATGCCGCTACTGTGaagttctgtgtaaggacccacacgcagaccagggaaatccaagaaaacgtcgtctttaatcagtgcgaagttcgtagccag GGTTCTATATCAGCTGGTGTCCACTCAAGTTCTGAAGACATTTCAGAACAAGATGAGGAGGAATCGGAGTCATTACTTGCAGAACCTGAACTACTCGGCAAAGAGTTTTGTGAAGATGAGAGTGACTTTGCACCCCCTGACTTTGCACTCCCAGACAGTGCTCCGCCACAGCCTGGCCTTGACCCGTTCAATCTGTGTGCCCGTGAGATAGGAGCTCAGTATTCCAGGAAGAAATCCAGATTTAGCTTGCCTGGTCCTGGGCCTGATCGTCCTCCTCGTTGTCGTCGATCTTGTGTCCGTGCTTCTGGTGCTTCTAtccctgcagctcctcctgcttttgcCCGTGCTTCTGGTGCTTCTAtccctgcagctcctcctgcttttgcCCGTGCTTCTGGTGCTTCTAtccctgcagctcctcctgcttttgcCCATGCTTCTGGTGCTTCTAtccctgcagctcctcctgcttttgcCCGTGCTTCTGGTGCTTCTAtccctgcagctcctcctgcttttgcCCGTGCTTCTGGTGCTTCTAtccctgcagctcctcctgcttttgcCTGTGCTTCTGGTGCTTCTAtccctgcagctcctcctgcttttgcCCGTGCTTCTGGTGCTTCTAtccctgcagctcctcctgcttttgcCCGTGCTTCTGGTGCTTATAtccctgcagctcctcctgcttttgcCCGTGCTCCTGTTGCTTATATCCCTGCAGCCCTACCTGCCAGTCAGATGCGCCAGCAACAAAAGATGGCCGAAACATTAGTCGCGTTAGGTTCTTCCCGTCGCTGCCCTCCCATGGCAATGCCCCATATCATGTCTGATCgtcctcctcgtcttcctcgtcCTGTTTCTAATTTTGTCCTTGCTTCTGATGGTTATATCCCTGCAGCCCTACCTGCCAGTCAGATGTGCCAGCAACAAAAGATGGTAGAAACATTAGCCATGTCAGCTGACTCCCTTCCCTGCCCTCCCATGGCAATGCCCCATATCATGTCTGATCatcctactcctcctcctcctcctcctgcttgcTTTCGCCGTCGTGGTCTTCATATTAATTCTTCTATTTCTACTGGTCTTCATCCACCCTCACATGCCACTgagacacaacaaaaacaacaacagcaacaacagatAGCTGACCCTGAAGTCCCCCCCTTGGATTCGGCAACTGTTATCAGTGCCTATCCCACTAGACCGAGGGCACTAAAAAAGGCAGCTGGCAGGGCTCTGTCCAATAGGCTGGAAGAGGGTGCTGTCCATTTAGGATTTGGGGCTTCACAATTTCCTCAACCTGCAGGGCCTTCATTTCTGAATGCTCCATCACTTTGTGTCCAAAGCTTGCCATTTGGGGATGAAGCATCTACTCTGGGTATAGAGCGTCCATCGCAGTTTGGGGGACCACCCATCCAAGTGTCCTCATTTGGGGCTGGACCAGGAAGTGCATTTACTTCTGGATATTGGAGACCCCCTACCACCACACTGGTCTCTGGGTCACCTGGCTTCAAACCTGCAGGTGTATATTCAGGTGTATCCTTTGAAAGCCTGGAGTGGACATCAGGACTTGAAAAGGGGTTGACGTACCG CTTGAAGTCCATGTCAAGCCGTAGAAAGGACAGGGCACGTGGGGTGTCCTGGGCAGAGCTTTTTGACCTTCAACATCAA GACGGGTACTGGGAATGCTCGGAGAAGCTGGGCTTCATTCTCCATCTGGATTTAGTCTTCTTTGCCAGTGTCTtcctgaaagaaaaaggaattgCCTCTCTGG GAGTGAGAGCTGGTGCTGACATTCTGAAGCTGGTGGCCACACTGCTCGTGCTCCAGCTGCTGAGGCTCATGGGACTGGCTGAGGGGGACCTTCTGAAGACCCTTTTCCGCCTGAAGGACACCAACGCCCCCAC GTCACTGCGAGGGGAGGCGGTGAAGAGAGCGGTGGAGTGGGTGTCCAGGGCAGACAGGCAGTACCCCTGCCTTTGCACCAGGCTGGAGCTCGGCTTGGACTGGGAGTCTGTCACGCGCCAGCTGCTGGGCGCCGACTCGCTGCATGTGTGCTCCCCTCTGCGTCCCGTTCTGGAGAGGACCAGACCAATTTTAGCCCAGTGA